One genomic region from uncultured Cohaesibacter sp. encodes:
- a CDS encoding GNAT family N-acetyltransferase, translating into MQTQITIRKAVRSDFPAIAKLQAESWATAYRNYLPPHYIRDRLEADIADRWKTCRTGKRDLVLLAIEEETAVPAGFISIWCRPSPFIDNLHCHPSRTGLGIGSQLLCTALKQLAEQDEQMASLSVLIGNDGARRFYLRHGALPGAIKQESLFGYPVNVEYLAWDPLQSNKAAF; encoded by the coding sequence ATGCAGACACAGATCACGATCCGAAAAGCCGTTCGTTCCGACTTTCCTGCCATCGCTAAATTGCAGGCGGAGAGCTGGGCGACCGCCTATAGGAATTACCTGCCCCCTCACTATATAAGGGACCGCCTGGAGGCAGATATCGCGGACCGATGGAAGACATGCAGAACGGGCAAGCGGGATCTTGTTTTACTGGCCATAGAAGAAGAAACAGCTGTGCCTGCCGGTTTCATATCCATATGGTGCCGCCCCTCCCCCTTCATCGATAATCTTCATTGCCATCCGTCTCGCACCGGGCTTGGCATCGGCTCTCAGCTTTTGTGCACGGCATTGAAACAACTGGCCGAGCAAGACGAACAAATGGCCAGCCTCTCCGTTCTGATTGGCAATGACGGTGCACGCCGCTTTTATCTGCGCCATGGCGCCCTGCCTGGCGCCATAAAGCAGGAAAGCCTGTTTGGTTATCCCGTGAATGTGGAATATTTGGCCTGGGATCCACTTCAATCGAACAAAGCGGCATTTTGA